The Lactuca sativa cultivar Salinas chromosome 2, Lsat_Salinas_v11, whole genome shotgun sequence genome includes the window TCAAAGAGGGTAGTGAGAGATGATGTCCCAAAAGATGATTTTCATGTCCACTTTAGTCATTTAACTGTTTTTTCTTCTTCAAGGCTTCCTTGAACTTGAAGTAGCTTTGGTATTAAGGTTGAGGTCAGCGTAGGAGTCAGGGGCATTATTGACATTTTGGTTACCCATGGTGAGCCTTTGCTTCAACTGAGACAATAATGCTTGATTCTCTTGGTTAAGAAGTTGCGCTTTCTTCCTCAGTTTCTCATTCTCTTGCATTATCAAACAGTTCTCCATGTAGAGCTTTGAATTCAACCTTTCCATTTCtgcttacaaaaaaaaaaaaaaaaaagattcagCTTTGACTTTTGAGTAAGTCAAAATGAAAAGGTTTTGTAGTTGGAaagttgtcaactctgatctaccCATTATAAATCAAATCCTTTACATAAACAAAAACTGTTTCGagtttaaaaaaacaaaagttgACATTTGTCTGAAGTTGGCAACAATCTACTTGCGAATATTTATCAAAAGTGAAAGAAAGAATCGACTACAACTCATTCGTGATTTCGATAATCAAATGTGCATAAACAAAAAACTGTGTTGTGTTTTTGTCGGAATCCATTGAAAGAACTATGCATTTCCTTTTAAATGGACGACAGaaatacacacacaaacacacactaaAAGGTGAAAACAAGGCAAAATCTACACTAAAACAAATGTTTCCATGTAAGAAAACCTCGTCCACCTTCTGCTAATGAAAacaga containing:
- the LOC111897474 gene encoding protein LITTLE ZIPPER 3; the protein is MERLNSKLYMENCLIMQENEKLRKKAQLLNQENQALLSQLKQRLTMGNQNVNNAPDSYADLNLNTKATSSSRKP